The following are encoded together in the bacterium genome:
- the ribD gene encoding bifunctional diaminohydroxyphosphoribosylaminopyrimidine deaminase/5-amino-6-(5-phosphoribosylamino)uracil reductase RibD: MNRDADYMRQAIALARRGLGRTSPNPPVGAVVVNRGRVVGRGWHRRPGAPHGEAAALADAGARARGATLYVTLEPCNHHGRTGPCTEAILAAGVRRVVFGARDPNPRVRGGGAARLRRAGVEVLPGVERPACEELIAAFTSLVRRGRPLVTLKLAATLDGRIATRNGDSRWISGPTARRLVHQWRDEMDAVMVGIGTVLADDPQLTCRRRGGRDPLRVIVDSRLRLPASALVLTKDAAPATVVATVISSGRKLAALRARGATVLSLPGRGGRVSLRRLLEALGQRGIASVLLEGGATLAASALREGFVDRLALFVAPRLIGGDGRPMLASLGVRHLGEAPRLRLLGADRVGDDWLLRAVPEGADAR, encoded by the coding sequence GTGAACCGCGACGCCGACTACATGCGCCAGGCGATCGCCCTGGCGCGCCGCGGTCTCGGCCGCACCAGCCCCAATCCGCCGGTCGGCGCCGTCGTCGTGAATCGCGGCCGCGTCGTCGGCCGCGGGTGGCACCGCCGCCCCGGCGCCCCGCACGGCGAGGCCGCCGCCCTCGCGGATGCCGGGGCGCGGGCGCGTGGCGCGACGCTCTACGTGACCCTCGAGCCCTGCAACCATCACGGCCGCACCGGTCCGTGCACCGAGGCGATCCTCGCCGCCGGCGTGCGCCGGGTGGTGTTCGGGGCCCGCGATCCCAATCCGCGGGTCCGCGGCGGCGGCGCCGCCCGCCTGCGTCGCGCCGGCGTCGAGGTGCTGCCCGGGGTCGAACGCCCCGCCTGCGAGGAGCTGATCGCCGCCTTCACCAGCCTGGTGCGGCGCGGCCGGCCGCTGGTGACCCTGAAGCTGGCGGCGACGCTCGATGGCCGCATCGCCACCCGCAACGGCGATTCCCGCTGGATCAGCGGCCCGACGGCGCGCCGCCTCGTGCACCAGTGGCGCGACGAGATGGACGCCGTCATGGTCGGCATCGGCACCGTCCTCGCCGACGATCCGCAGCTCACCTGCCGCCGCCGCGGCGGCCGCGATCCGCTGCGGGTCATCGTCGACAGCCGCCTGCGCCTTCCCGCCTCGGCCCTGGTGCTGACAAAGGACGCGGCGCCGGCTACGGTCGTCGCCACGGTGATCTCCTCGGGCCGAAAGCTGGCGGCGTTGCGCGCCCGCGGCGCCACGGTGCTGTCCCTGCCCGGGCGCGGCGGTCGCGTCTCGCTGCGCCGGCTGCTCGAGGCCCTCGGCCAGCGCGGCATCGCCTCCGTCCTGCTCGAGGGCGGCGCCACCCTGGCCGCCAGCGCCCTGCGCGAGGGGTTCGTCGACCGGCTCGCCCTGTTCGTGGCGCCGCGCCTGATCGGCGGCGACGGCCGGCCGATGCTCGCCTCGCTCGGCGTGCGCCACCTCGGCGAGGCGCCGCGCCTCCGCCTGCTCGGCGCCGACCGCGTCGGCGACGACTGGCTGCTGCGCGCCGTGCCGGAGGGTGCCGATGCGCGCTGA
- the dut gene encoding dUTP diphosphatase — MTPGEPTVALRVRRLRHGEPELPLPAYQTAAAAGMDLLADVAEPVRLEPGRRLLVPTGLAIEIPPGYEGQVRPRSGLALRHGLTLLNSPGTIDADYRGEIGVILVNLGHDTVEIRRGERIAQLVIAPVARATWVAVDALTGSQRASGGFGHTGR; from the coding sequence ATGACGCCCGGCGAGCCCACCGTCGCCCTGCGCGTCCGCCGCCTCCGACACGGCGAGCCCGAGCTGCCGTTGCCGGCCTATCAGACCGCCGCGGCAGCCGGCATGGATCTGCTGGCCGACGTCGCCGAGCCCGTGCGCCTGGAGCCGGGCCGCCGCCTGCTCGTGCCGACCGGCCTCGCGATCGAGATCCCGCCCGGCTACGAGGGCCAGGTGCGGCCGCGCAGCGGTCTCGCGCTGCGCCATGGCCTGACCCTCCTCAACAGCCCCGGCACCATCGATGCGGACTACCGCGGCGAGATCGGCGTGATCCTCGTCAACCTCGGTCACGACACGGTGGAGATCCGGCGCGGCGAGCGCATCGCCCAGCTCGTCATCGCCCCGGTGGCCCGCGCGACCTGGGTCGCGGTCGACGCGCTGACCGGCAGCCAGCGCGCCAGCGGCGGCTTCGGCCACACCGGCCGCTGA
- the ribA gene encoding GTP cyclohydrolase II, translating into MRADEMDAALADLRAGRFVILTEAESGESQLCMAADLVTPEAVNFMAMHARGLVCLALTDDRLRKLGIPLMAPDAPSVLRRSYGASIEARRGVSTGISASDRSTTIQAAMAPDAGPDDIVMPGHVIPIVGRAGGVLARPGLTEAAIDLARLAGRAPAAAVCAILKDDGSLAAEDDLRALAELFELRIVRIPDLVAYRLRTESLVERVVERPLTIRSGGRFRAVVYRNAVDGHEHLALVKGSVDGRDDVMVRLHSQCLTGDVFGSARCDCGDQLERALHMIGAAKRGVLVYLHQEGRGIGLANKLRAYALQDQGRDTVEANLELGFKEDGRDYGIAAQILRDLGVNSIRLVTNNPKKIEGLETYGIAVASREPIEVPPHPGNIRYLRTKQEKLGHLFSGLKLS; encoded by the coding sequence ATGCGCGCTGACGAGATGGACGCGGCGCTCGCCGACCTGCGCGCCGGCCGCTTCGTGATCCTGACCGAGGCGGAGAGCGGCGAATCGCAGCTCTGCATGGCCGCCGACCTGGTCACGCCCGAGGCGGTCAATTTCATGGCCATGCACGCCCGCGGTCTGGTGTGCCTGGCGCTCACCGACGACCGCCTGCGCAAGCTCGGCATTCCGCTCATGGCGCCGGACGCGCCGTCCGTGCTCCGCCGGTCGTACGGCGCGTCCATCGAAGCGCGGCGCGGCGTCTCCACCGGCATCTCGGCGAGCGACCGGTCGACCACCATCCAGGCGGCGATGGCGCCCGACGCCGGCCCCGACGACATCGTCATGCCCGGGCACGTGATCCCGATCGTCGGCCGCGCCGGCGGCGTGCTGGCCCGACCCGGCCTCACCGAGGCCGCGATCGACCTCGCCCGCCTCGCCGGTCGCGCGCCCGCGGCCGCGGTGTGCGCCATCCTGAAGGACGACGGCAGCCTCGCCGCCGAGGACGACCTGCGGGCGTTGGCGGAGCTGTTCGAGCTGCGCATCGTGCGCATCCCCGATCTCGTCGCCTATCGCCTGCGCACCGAATCGCTGGTCGAGCGCGTCGTCGAGCGGCCGCTCACCATCCGCAGCGGTGGCCGCTTCCGCGCCGTCGTCTACCGCAACGCGGTCGACGGCCACGAGCACCTCGCGCTCGTCAAGGGCAGCGTCGACGGCCGCGACGACGTGATGGTGCGGCTGCACTCGCAGTGCCTCACCGGCGACGTGTTCGGCTCGGCGCGCTGCGACTGCGGCGACCAACTCGAACGCGCGCTGCACATGATCGGCGCCGCGAAGCGCGGCGTGCTCGTCTATCTGCACCAGGAGGGGCGCGGCATCGGCCTCGCCAACAAGCTGCGCGCCTACGCGCTGCAGGACCAGGGCCGCGACACGGTCGAAGCGAACCTCGAGCTCGGCTTCAAGGAGGACGGGCGCGACTACGGCATCGCTGCCCAGATCCTGCGCGACCTGGGCGTGAACAGTATCCGCCTGGTGACCAACAACCCGAAGAAGATCGAGGGGCTCGAGACCTACGGCATCGCCGTCGCCTCCCGCGAGCCGATCGAGGTGCCGCCGCATCCGGGCAACATCCGCTACCTGCGCACCAAGCAGGAGAAGCTCGGTCACCTGTTCAGCGGTCTGAAGCTGAGCTGA
- a CDS encoding insulinase family protein, translating into MVRRSALPNGLRIVTEPLDGVPSVSIGIWVESGSRFEPPHLGGISHFLEHLLFKGTARRSAAQIAEEMDAVGGVLNAFTGKEYTCYYARVLAEHAPLAMDLLADLFLHSCLDADEIDRERTVVLQEISQSEDTPDDYIHDLFNSHYWPGHPLGRPVCGTSETVRALDRSQFVDFLAARYRPDRLIIAAAGNVTHEVIEAWAARDFAALTGSASLVDSGPPLARTGIAVTEKALEQVHLCLGVPGIAQGADERYAAYLLNTVLGGGMSSRLFQEIRERRGHAYSVYSFLSSYRDAGYVGIYVGTSPQWVEDVVTVIAGELAALARDGLRPDELARAKTQLKGNMLLGLETSDSRMSRVAKNEIYHQRDVSIAELATGIDAVTNDDIVALATRLARPEARALTLLGNLGGLRVDPAILAA; encoded by the coding sequence ATGGTGCGGCGCTCGGCGCTGCCGAACGGCCTGCGCATCGTCACCGAACCCCTGGACGGGGTCCCCTCGGTCAGCATCGGCATCTGGGTGGAGAGCGGCTCGCGCTTCGAGCCGCCCCACCTGGGCGGCATCTCGCACTTCCTCGAACACCTGCTCTTCAAGGGCACCGCGCGCCGCAGCGCGGCACAGATCGCCGAGGAAATGGACGCCGTGGGCGGCGTCCTCAACGCTTTCACCGGCAAGGAGTACACCTGCTACTACGCGCGCGTCCTCGCCGAGCACGCGCCCCTGGCGATGGATCTCCTCGCCGACCTGTTCCTGCACTCGTGCCTCGACGCCGACGAGATCGATCGCGAGCGCACCGTCGTCCTGCAGGAGATCTCGCAGAGCGAGGACACCCCGGACGACTACATCCACGACCTCTTCAATTCGCACTACTGGCCGGGCCATCCGCTCGGCCGGCCGGTCTGCGGCACCAGCGAGACCGTGCGGGCGCTGGACCGCTCCCAGTTCGTCGATTTCCTCGCCGCCCGCTATCGGCCCGACCGTCTGATCATCGCCGCCGCCGGCAACGTCACCCACGAGGTGATCGAGGCCTGGGCGGCGCGCGACTTCGCCGCGCTCACCGGATCGGCGTCGCTGGTCGACAGCGGTCCGCCGCTGGCGCGCACGGGCATCGCCGTCACCGAAAAAGCGCTCGAGCAGGTCCACCTCTGCCTCGGCGTGCCGGGCATCGCCCAGGGCGCCGACGAGCGCTACGCCGCCTACCTGCTGAACACCGTGCTCGGCGGCGGCATGAGCTCGCGGCTGTTCCAGGAGATCCGCGAGCGGCGCGGCCACGCCTACTCGGTGTATTCCTTCCTCTCCTCGTATCGCGACGCCGGCTACGTCGGCATCTACGTCGGGACGTCGCCGCAGTGGGTCGAGGACGTCGTCACCGTGATCGCCGGCGAGCTCGCGGCGCTGGCCCGCGACGGCCTGCGGCCGGACGAGCTGGCGCGGGCCAAGACGCAGCTCAAGGGCAACATGCTGCTCGGTCTCGAGACCAGCGACAGCCGCATGAGCCGCGTGGCGAAGAACGAGATCTACCATCAGCGCGACGTGTCGATCGCCGAGCTGGCGACCGGGATCGATGCCGTCACCAACGACGACATCGTCGCTCTCGCCACCCGCCTGGCCCGCCCCGAGGCGCGCGCCCTGACGCTGCTCGGCAATCTCGGCGGACTCCGCGTCGACCCCGCGATCCTCGCCGCGTGA
- a CDS encoding amidophosphoribosyltransferase has translation MRPDRFHEECALMGVFGHPEAANLVYLGLYAQQHRGQEGSGIVSSDGSLLLSHRGLGLVADVFDQEVLDRLVGDMAIGHNRYATSGRTLLKNTQPFVVEFARGGLAVAHNGNLVNALELREMLESRGAIFQSSVDTEVIVHLIANASGEALVDRIVAALGAVRGAYSLLFQSQNELVAVRDPNGFRPLVMGRIKDAVVFASETCALDLIGATYERELAAGEVVVASRDGVRSLFPFPRAPLTRCIFEYVYFARPDSTVFGRNVYQVRKSLGRQLARECPAEADLVVPVPDSGVPAALGFAEESGLAFDFGLIRNHYVGRTFIEPQDAIRHFGVKVKLNAQRQVLEGKRVVVVDDSIVRGTTSRKIVTMLRAAGAREVHMRISSPPTIGPCYYGVDTPTREELIASEHSVQAIREFITADSLGFLSQEGLYPFTNGDGEGFCDACFTGRYPLPVSDETRSRQLVLFEVRNP, from the coding sequence ATGCGTCCGGACCGCTTCCACGAGGAATGCGCGCTGATGGGCGTGTTCGGCCACCCGGAAGCGGCGAACCTCGTCTACCTCGGCCTGTACGCGCAGCAGCACCGCGGCCAGGAGGGCTCCGGCATCGTCTCGTCCGACGGTTCGCTGCTGCTGTCGCACCGCGGCCTCGGGCTGGTGGCGGACGTGTTCGACCAGGAGGTGCTCGACCGCCTGGTGGGCGATATGGCCATCGGCCACAACCGCTACGCCACCAGCGGCCGGACGCTGTTGAAGAACACCCAGCCCTTCGTGGTCGAGTTCGCGCGCGGCGGCCTCGCCGTCGCGCACAACGGCAATCTGGTGAATGCCCTCGAGCTGCGCGAGATGCTGGAGTCGCGCGGCGCCATCTTCCAGTCGTCGGTCGACACCGAGGTGATCGTCCACCTGATCGCCAACGCCAGCGGCGAGGCCCTCGTCGATCGCATCGTCGCCGCGCTCGGGGCCGTGCGCGGCGCCTATTCGTTGTTGTTCCAGAGCCAGAACGAGTTGGTCGCCGTGCGCGACCCGAACGGCTTCCGACCGCTGGTGATGGGGCGGATCAAGGATGCCGTGGTGTTCGCGTCCGAGACCTGCGCCCTCGACCTCATCGGCGCCACCTACGAGCGCGAGCTCGCCGCCGGCGAGGTGGTGGTCGCGTCGCGGGACGGCGTCCGCAGCCTGTTCCCCTTCCCCCGGGCGCCACTCACCCGCTGCATCTTCGAGTACGTGTATTTCGCCCGCCCCGACAGCACCGTCTTCGGCCGCAACGTCTACCAGGTGCGCAAGAGCCTCGGTCGCCAGTTGGCGCGCGAGTGCCCCGCCGAGGCCGACCTGGTCGTGCCGGTGCCGGATTCCGGCGTGCCGGCGGCGCTCGGCTTCGCCGAGGAGTCCGGCCTCGCCTTCGATTTCGGCCTCATCCGCAACCACTACGTCGGCCGCACCTTCATCGAGCCGCAGGACGCCATCCGCCACTTCGGCGTCAAGGTGAAGCTCAATGCCCAGCGCCAGGTGCTGGAGGGCAAGCGCGTCGTGGTGGTCGACGACTCGATCGTTCGCGGCACCACCAGTCGCAAGATCGTCACCATGCTGCGCGCCGCTGGCGCCCGCGAGGTGCACATGCGGATCAGCTCGCCGCCGACGATCGGACCCTGCTACTACGGTGTCGACACGCCCACCCGCGAGGAGTTGATCGCCTCCGAGCACTCGGTCCAGGCGATCCGCGAGTTCATCACCGCCGACAGCCTCGGCTTCCTCAGCCAGGAGGGCCTCTACCCGTTCACCAACGGCGACGGCGAGGGCTTCTGCGACGCCTGCTTCACCGGTCGCTACCCCCTGCCGGTGTCCGACGAGACCAGATCCCGCCAACTCGTCCTGTTCGAGGTGCGGAACCCGTAG
- the purS gene encoding phosphoribosylformylglycinamidine synthase subunit PurS — protein MRAKVYVTLKSGVLDPAGKAIEHALHTLGFEEAHDVRLGKYIELRVDGDADRAAGRVDDMCRKLLANGVIEDYRFEVGD, from the coding sequence GTGCGAGCCAAGGTCTACGTGACCCTCAAGTCCGGTGTGCTCGATCCGGCCGGCAAGGCGATCGAGCACGCGCTGCACACGCTCGGCTTCGAAGAGGCGCACGACGTCCGGCTCGGCAAGTACATCGAGCTCCGCGTCGACGGCGACGCCGACCGCGCCGCGGGGCGGGTCGACGATATGTGCCGGAAGCTGCTGGCCAACGGCGTCATCGAGGACTACCGGTTCGAGGTCGGCGACTGA
- the purL gene encoding phosphoribosylformylglycinamidine synthase subunit PurL — protein sequence MTTNLPPVSEAQALEHGLTADEFRRLCDAIGRVPNLVELGVCSVMWSEHCSYKSSRAVLRGLPTTGPRVLQGPGENAGAIAIGDGLAVVFKIESHNHPSYIEPYQGAATGVGGILRDVFTMGARPIGNLNSLRFGSFDHPRTRYLIGGVVAGIGGYGNCVGVPTVGGEIYFDPAYNENILVNAFTIGLVRADRIFRASAAGVGNPVIYVGSKTGRDGIHGASLLASAEFDETSDQKRPTVQVGDPFTEKLLIEACLELMEKDAIVAIQDMGAAGLTSSSVEMAARGGLGIAIDLDRVPKRDANLTPYEIMLSESQERMLIVARAGAEHEVMEIFSRWDLDAVVIGTVTDDQMLRVSAAGQEVVALPLDPLANGAPIYERPAAPPENLEEVQRLDLGQLPLPGDYGQTLLRLLAAPNIASKRWAFRQYDCLVGSNTVTGPGSDSAILRIKGTTKAIALSVDCNSRYCLLDPYVGAMTAVVEAARNVVCGGAEPLGVTDCLNFGNPEKPEIMWQFREAVRGLRDACNALEVPIVSGNVSFYNETDGRPIPPTPTVAMVGLLTDVAHHTTQWFKSEGDVVLLLGRTREELGGSEYLALERGLVRGTPPWIDLSVEIQVQRVCLQAIREGIVRSAHDLSEGGLAVTLAEACMSGPGEALGAEIEMEAAIRPDAWLFGESQSRILVSVRRKHVSRLRELAREADVPCAVLGEVRGRRLRIGTLIDVSTADLRHAWTDALAARMGG from the coding sequence ATGACCACGAATCTGCCGCCGGTCAGCGAGGCGCAGGCGCTCGAGCACGGGCTGACCGCCGACGAATTCCGCCGCCTCTGCGACGCCATCGGCCGGGTCCCGAATCTGGTCGAGCTCGGCGTCTGCTCGGTGATGTGGTCGGAGCATTGCAGCTACAAGAGCTCGCGCGCGGTGCTGCGCGGCCTGCCGACCACCGGTCCGCGCGTCCTCCAGGGCCCCGGCGAGAACGCCGGCGCGATCGCGATCGGCGATGGCCTGGCGGTCGTGTTCAAGATCGAGAGTCACAACCATCCATCCTACATCGAGCCCTACCAGGGCGCTGCCACCGGCGTCGGCGGCATCCTGCGCGACGTGTTCACCATGGGGGCGCGGCCGATCGGCAACCTCAACTCGCTGCGCTTCGGCAGCTTCGACCATCCGCGCACCCGCTACCTCATCGGCGGCGTGGTGGCGGGCATCGGCGGCTATGGCAACTGCGTCGGCGTACCCACGGTCGGCGGCGAGATCTATTTCGATCCCGCGTACAACGAGAACATCCTGGTCAACGCCTTCACCATCGGGTTGGTGCGCGCCGACCGGATCTTCCGCGCCAGCGCCGCCGGCGTCGGCAATCCGGTGATCTACGTCGGCTCCAAGACCGGGCGCGATGGCATCCACGGGGCGAGCCTGCTCGCGTCCGCCGAGTTCGACGAGACGAGCGACCAGAAGCGGCCGACCGTCCAGGTGGGCGACCCCTTCACCGAGAAGCTGCTGATCGAAGCCTGCCTCGAGCTGATGGAGAAGGACGCCATCGTCGCCATTCAGGACATGGGCGCCGCCGGCCTCACCAGCTCGTCCGTGGAGATGGCGGCCCGCGGCGGCCTCGGCATCGCCATCGACCTCGACCGGGTGCCGAAGCGCGACGCCAATCTCACGCCCTACGAGATCATGCTGTCCGAGTCGCAGGAGCGGATGCTGATCGTCGCTCGCGCCGGCGCCGAGCACGAGGTGATGGAGATCTTCAGCCGCTGGGATCTCGACGCGGTGGTGATTGGCACCGTCACCGACGACCAGATGCTGCGCGTCAGCGCCGCCGGCCAGGAGGTGGTGGCCCTGCCGCTCGATCCACTGGCCAACGGCGCCCCGATCTACGAGCGCCCCGCGGCGCCGCCGGAGAACCTGGAGGAGGTGCAGCGGCTCGACCTCGGCCAACTGCCGCTGCCCGGCGACTATGGGCAGACGCTGCTCCGCCTGCTCGCCGCCCCGAACATCGCCTCGAAGCGCTGGGCGTTCCGCCAGTACGATTGCCTGGTGGGCAGCAATACCGTCACCGGGCCGGGCTCCGACAGCGCGATCCTGCGCATCAAGGGGACGACCAAGGCCATCGCCCTGAGCGTCGACTGCAACAGCCGCTACTGTCTGCTCGACCCCTACGTCGGCGCCATGACCGCGGTGGTCGAGGCGGCGCGCAACGTCGTCTGCGGCGGCGCCGAGCCGCTCGGCGTCACCGATTGCCTCAACTTCGGCAATCCCGAGAAGCCGGAGATCATGTGGCAGTTCCGCGAGGCGGTGCGTGGCCTGCGCGACGCCTGCAACGCGCTCGAGGTGCCGATCGTCAGCGGCAACGTCAGCTTCTACAACGAGACCGACGGCCGGCCGATCCCGCCGACGCCGACGGTGGCGATGGTCGGCCTGCTCACCGACGTCGCGCACCACACGACGCAGTGGTTCAAGAGCGAGGGCGACGTCGTCCTCCTCCTCGGCCGCACCCGCGAGGAGCTCGGCGGCAGCGAGTACCTGGCGCTGGAGCGCGGCCTGGTGCGCGGCACGCCGCCGTGGATCGACCTGTCGGTCGAGATCCAGGTGCAGCGCGTCTGTCTGCAGGCGATCCGCGAGGGGATCGTGCGCTCCGCCCACGACTTGTCGGAGGGTGGCCTGGCGGTGACCCTGGCGGAGGCTTGCATGTCGGGCCCCGGCGAAGCGCTGGGCGCCGAGATCGAGATGGAGGCGGCGATCCGCCCCGATGCCTGGCTGTTCGGCGAGAGCCAGTCGCGCATCCTCGTGTCGGTGCGACGCAAGCACGTGAGCCGGCTGCGCGAGCTGGCGCGCGAGGCGGACGTGCCGTGCGCGGTGCTCGGCGAGGTGCGCGGGCGTCGGTTGCGTATCGGCACCCTGATCGACGTCAGCACCGCCGACCTGCGGCACGCCTGGACCGACGCCCTGGCGGCGCGGATGGGCGGATGA
- the nrdR gene encoding transcriptional regulator NrdR, whose product MKCPFCHDLENKVIDSRLTKDDGAIRRRRECAKCERRFTTYERVEETLPLVVKKDGRREPYDRAKIVAGLKKACEKRPVSATAIEHAADRVERLVQERGEKEVPTSVVGEAVMRELHKLDQVAYVRFASVYRSFQDVGEFMRELQDLVKEGQRSRRGRGQVSSGSA is encoded by the coding sequence ATGAAGTGCCCGTTCTGCCACGACCTGGAAAACAAGGTCATCGACTCGCGCCTCACCAAGGACGACGGCGCCATCCGTCGCCGCCGCGAGTGCGCCAAGTGCGAACGCCGCTTCACCACCTACGAGCGGGTGGAAGAGACGCTGCCGCTGGTGGTGAAGAAGGACGGGCGCCGCGAGCCCTACGATCGCGCCAAGATCGTCGCCGGGCTGAAGAAGGCGTGCGAGAAGCGGCCGGTGAGCGCGACCGCGATCGAGCACGCGGCGGACCGCGTCGAACGCCTGGTGCAGGAGCGCGGCGAGAAGGAAGTGCCGACCTCGGTCGTCGGCGAAGCGGTGATGCGCGAGCTGCACAAGCTCGATCAGGTCGCCTACGTCCGCTTCGCCTCGGTCTATCGCTCGTTCCAGGACGTCGGCGAGTTCATGCGCGAGCTGCAGGACCTGGTGAAGGAAGGCCAGCGATCGCGGCGCGGTCGCGGCCAGGTGAGCTCCGGCTCGGCGTGA
- the purQ gene encoding phosphoribosylformylglycinamidine synthase subunit PurQ — MRWGVVTFPGSLDNNDTLHALAQVLGEVAVPLWHKDRSLHGVDCVVLPGGFSYGDYLRAGALARFSPVMESVVRFAADGGLVFGICNGFQILCETGLLPGALIRNRGLSFVCETVHCRVEEIDTPFTRGCSRAEVLALPIKHGEGCYVADPQTLQALEDNRQVVLRYVDAAGRATEAANPNGSLRNIAGIVNATRNVFGLMPHPEHAVEALCGGVDGASLFRSVRQTLTEGLPTPAASVPPGL, encoded by the coding sequence ATGCGCTGGGGAGTCGTCACCTTCCCCGGCTCGCTCGACAACAACGACACGCTCCACGCGCTCGCACAGGTCCTCGGCGAGGTCGCGGTGCCACTCTGGCACAAGGACCGTTCGCTGCACGGCGTCGACTGCGTGGTCCTGCCGGGCGGCTTCTCCTACGGTGACTACCTCCGCGCCGGCGCGTTGGCGCGCTTCTCGCCGGTGATGGAGAGCGTCGTTCGCTTCGCCGCCGACGGCGGCCTGGTGTTCGGCATCTGCAACGGCTTCCAGATCCTGTGCGAGACCGGCCTGCTGCCGGGGGCGCTGATCCGCAACCGCGGCCTGAGCTTCGTCTGCGAGACGGTGCACTGCCGGGTCGAGGAGATCGACACGCCATTCACCCGCGGCTGCTCGCGCGCCGAGGTGCTGGCGCTGCCGATCAAGCACGGCGAGGGCTGCTACGTCGCCGATCCGCAGACGCTGCAGGCGCTGGAGGACAATCGCCAGGTCGTCCTCCGCTACGTCGACGCCGCCGGCCGCGCCACCGAGGCCGCCAACCCCAACGGCTCGCTGCGCAACATCGCCGGGATCGTCAATGCGACGCGCAACGTCTTCGGCCTCATGCCGCACCCGGAACATGCCGTCGAGGCGCTGTGCGGCGGCGTCGACGGCGCCAGCCTGTTCCGCTCGGTGCGCCAGACGCTCACCGAAGGACTGCCGACCCCCGCCGCGTCGGTGCCGCCGGGTCTATGA